The Solanum lycopersicum chromosome 8, SLM_r2.1 DNA segment atttggatctcttgtagtaagccacccgacTTTAGGTGTTCGACCTTTATTTGTTGGCAATTCGGACACTTAGAGACAAACTCCGTTATGTCCCTTTTTtgaccttcccaccaatatatctcccttaggtcatggtacatttttgtcgatcGTGGATAAATTGAGTAGCGGGACCCATGTGCTTCTTCTCAAACCATATACAATGggaacacataatctcccttggtaccttaacacaccatcacccctaaggagaatgattcattcaacttgCCAAGAaccaattctttcaactccattaaggctaaatcaaggtgttgtttggacatGACCTCAACCACTagagatgactcggagttatgatgaaccataGTACCCCCCATCAGGAGAACTCTCCAACCTCACCGCCAACCTAGACAACCTATGTACTTCCCTTGCTAGGTCCTTGTCTTCTTCAGGATTGGATACACTACTCGtagtcatacgacttagggcATCCGCCAACTACACTAGCCTTGCCTGGGTGAGAAAGGACACTCATATAATAATCTTTCAGCAACTCTAGCCACCTTATTTGTCGaatattcaactccttttggtaAAAGCATATTGGAGTCTCTTATGATCagtaaaaacatcaacatgaaccccataaAAGTAATacctcaaagttttcaaagcaAATACCATGACCGCTAATTCAAGGTCACGAGTTGGGTAatttctctcatgtacctttagttgcctagaggcataggctatctTTTTCCTGTGtcgcataagcacacaccccaaacccacttGGGATGTGttacaatacacaacaaaaccctttgtaccctccggtaaggtcaacaaCGAAGCGGAAATGTAAGCCTATCTTTCCATAAATGGAAACTTTTCTCACATGACTTTGATAACTCTatcttcttactcttttgggtcaaagtagtcaaaggagaaaCAATGGAGGTGAAAACATCGACGAACCTCCGATAGTAAcccgctaaacccaagaaactcctaatgtcagtCGGAGTTAATGGCCTAGGCTAGTTATTCACCGGTTCAGTTTTCGTTGGGTCTatctcaactccctcactagagatgatgtgcccaagaaaagtcatcgacctcaaccaaaattcTCACTTgctatatttggcatacaattgatTTTCTTTAAGGGTTTTCAATACTACCTTCAAATGATCcatatgatcaccctcattcttcgaatataccaagatattgtcaatgaagacaatgacaaatgaatctatgTAATTTCGaaatactctattcattaggtccataaatgctgctggagcattagtgagaccgtAAGATATGAACAAGAACTcctaatgcccatacctagtcaGAAAGGGTTTCTTTTGTATATCCTCCCCTCTCACAGTAAGTTGATGATACCCTGAtctcaagtctatctttgaaaagtaactcgccccttggagttggtcaaataagtcatcaatccgagggagagggtacttattcaACTCCTTCAAGTTGTCCGAATCCATCCGATAAGGAGTTGATATGGGAATTGTATCCGGTAGCAAATCAATGACCTTGCTCTCTTAGGGAAGACCTCCAGAAACTCACTTACTTTGGATACTGATTCAATGGGAGGAACTTCAGAGTCTAGATCTTGTACTCTTACTAAATGATACAAACAatcttttgagatcattttgcatgcttttagacaagaaataataaaacctctaggaatagaatttccccccttccactcaacatcgagttcatttgggaagttaaacctcactactcttgttctacaatcaatcGATGTAAAACATGCATGCAAACAATCCATACCCaacataatatcaaaatcaagcatatcgagttctactatatcaacataagaaactccaTTGGgtaacattataggacaatttctgtACACCCTTTTTCAACAACTGACTCAGCCATaagagtagacactataaaaggttcatgcgaaatatcgggtaaaatatcaaactctTTAGCTAATAAaggtgtaacaaatgataaattaGAGCTGGGATCAAGTAAGGAATATACATCAAGAGAGAAAACTTTCAACATACTGTTCACCATATTGGGAGAAGTCTCTttctcacccctagagcggagagcatagagGCATCTCGTCTTTGGAGCATCAATAGAACCACTTGTTTGAGCTTGGCCACTACCCGTGACTTGACTCTTCAAGTTTGGACAATCTCTCATCTTGTGACCACTTTtgccacaactaaagcaattatcTGTCCCTTAAGGAAATCACTATAGTGCTTTttaccacactttccacaagttggcttctcatttggtgaattagtaccttttcccttcttgaatttagggtttagacaccctatcaccactagctcTGGGGAATTTGGAAGGGACTTAATTAGAAACccgcttcttaaatctaggcttgtcttatATCTCAAGCCTATcctttgaagaacctccataAAATGACCTTTCTCTCTTAGCGTTTCTACTTTTTTCGCTTAGCCCCTGCCTCTTTAACCCTTCTTGTATACACCGTAAGATGGGAAATGTTCAagttgtcatgtagcatggccAATTGCCACTCCTCTTGTTAGGAGTATCAGAATTATGACCGCTTGCTTGTGCTTGACTACGCCCCTTTCCTTGAAGCACGTGACAATCTCTCACTTTACGTCCACTCTTTCCATAACAAAAGAAATTATCCATTCCAAATAGACATTCACCCATATGTTTCTTACCATATTTGGTACAAGTAGGTTTCTCACTTGGTGAATTTCCACCTCTTCCCCCTTGGGACCTAGGTTAGACACCATATTATTACTAGCCTTGGGGAAATTAGAAGGAACTTGGTTGGAGAACGTCTTATTGAAATTAGGTTTGTCTTGAATTTCCAACTTGCCCTTAGAAGTACCTCCTTCATAAGAACTTGCTCTCTTAGCATCTCTATTCTTTCTCTTAACCCTACTCTCctcaacttgttgagcatgaaccatcaaACGAGAAATGTCAATGTTGTCATGAAGCATCGTCGAACAACACTCTTCCACAACATCATCAGACATACCCGTCACAAAATGATTCATTTTATCTCTAGGATTGGACACCAAAGAAGAGGCGTACAGAGACAAAttagtgaatttcaaataatattctAACACACTCATACCttcttgacgaaggttgattaACTATTATACATTTGCCTCTCTTTTATCCCTtggaagaacctatcaagaaaccTCCTAAAAGACTTCCCAATTGATGGGACCCGTTCTTAAATccctattgtccctccattgaGTATACCAAGTTTGAGACTCATCCCTAAGTTGATACGCGGATAGATCGACCTTCTCATCTGAACTCACTCCCATAGCATACAAGATCTTGTAGACATCATTAAGAAAGTCTTAGGGGTCTTCATTCACCTTAGACCCAAAGAACATTGGAGGGTTTGTCCTTGTGAAGTCCCTCAAGTGTGAAGCCATGGTTCTACCATTTTGGTTCAAATTGGGTCCAACTTCTTGGTTTGCTTGATCCTCCATAGCATGAGTTTGAGTAGCTACGGGTTGAGCTTCAATATTCATGGCTTGAGACAAGGTTATGAAAGTCGTCCTTATATCTGAATCCGTCATGATTAATCGGAGATTGGTAAACTTGATGAGCTTGTTTTTGAGGAGGAACTCTCGCATTAACAATCTCCTCTTCAACTCTTCTTAGGCTGCCTTCTGGTAGTTATAGCCTATAACCACAAGAAAAGGGTTAAAAGAAAAGGACATGTAGAGTTAAGACTCTTGAGGCACgacttcaaaaataataaagaggtTAGAATTTCTTAAGCATAACATAGCCTCTCGTTCATAAGTGTGGCATGCTTCATaattatgaacaagactctccgtacacgtggtttcgtgaGACATCATTCCTAAGATTACTCAACctcaatgctctgataccaagtttgtcatgaccatAGAgcacccctagacgtaaccagcGTCTTCATCCTCGAAGAAGCTTTAGACTAGCCTTTAGATGCATTTGCATATCATAGGTAGGGAAAATGCGGAAAAAGTAAAACTTTACGTATGAAGTGTACAAAAACTTCTCATTTATCCATATATGAAGATTACTTATGTttcttatttgaaaatatattctaATATTGTCTCATACATAACCAtctattagaaaattaaaaagtttgttACATAGCCCTTAAACTATTACAATATGTCCCATATAGGACTTACAACATAGTCTCAAAAGATAAGAAATGTACATTGTCTTAGAAATAGTCAAATAGTTAAGCAAGAATAGTGGCCTcatcctcggacttgaggaTTCACCAAAAACATGGGAATTATCCAAGTCTTCCTTAAAAATGGCCTTGAAGCTCTTCAATGGCCCGAACAttcattattttagaaatagACAGAATATAGGTGAACACAAACTACAtgaactaagtatggaaacatatgcaagtaaaaccattaaaaacatgcacaaagggacattttctttaaaagcTTCCTAAGTTACTTTGAAAGCCTTAATGCACACATAAGACCATATACAAGTCAATAGTCATATCAACATTAAGACATGTCATATCCATATACAAgaataacatcatcataaagccatatcaacatttcatgttctagagttcatatcatcaaagcatacaagacccttactcacaATTCCAATCCAAGCCAACTAGTTCAATGCTCATGCAAATCACCATACCCCACATAAACCAAGTAATCTAGTAAAGTGACCATAAGCAATGCCTATACTTCATATAACATCATATCGGTGTATTCATCATTATCCATAGCAAtttagaccaataacatgttcttCAAATGAAACCAATATCatatttatagcaatattatataggaccaacatcatataagagaaACATTATATAATCCAACATCATGCATTTCATTCATAATATAAGTTCGTAAGAACATCCTCtgaggacttccctcaaggtcaacttgtgcaatgcataggtaaagtcccataaaCTTACCTACACTAATTAGAAACCCTTAAGTCCCCCTAGTTACTGTTCATcttattactttcattcattcattcatttttatttcagGAAAATTCACCTTAACagacaatagaccatgtgagctaaatatggactccggtgtcatgaaaccctacaccgaaagaaggtgctcTACTATCAAAGGTAGAATCATATATGAACATAGtattttaggtggatccactatctagtcTTCCCATGGAGGCACATATTAAAGAAACTAGGAGATTCTCTAGAAAATCTTGTGGACATTTGTATTGTAgtctccatctcatgagaacaaTAGTAAACCTACCTTCCTTCATGGGAAGGGAAACCTCTCATATTAGTTTGCTCGGTGCTAATctaaagtcccttttttaaatgtctttattcAATCCATATCACTAGTTTAGAATATAGGCTTTAGTGACTAACCCTTTGTGTAATCATGATCATAGATAATTAGGTTTAGAATaacttcctttcatcacaacccaATATAAGTGAGATCAtcacatcataatcataataataaggtACACAAGAGAATCACTTTCAACCTTGCATGGTCATACCAATATCAAGATCTaacattaatatattcataagatTCCATCGTACTCACCATataattatcttcctattctattcacatattcatactttaattgaacatcatcatcaagacTAGGCCAACATAATTGAAGTGAAGTACTTATGATCTTAAAAGTCTTACCAAGGGCTTCCAAGAATCTGCTTCAAGATCTCACCCTCAATTTCACCACATCATCACATAATATTAAATAAGGCAGTAACACATCCAATTACCACATCCCTAATCATCTGTAAACATAATTCATAGTTAGGATTAGGAAAAAGGGGCCATTCATGGATCTTGTAGAGAAATTAGGTCAAAGTATAACAAACTACAACAATCCACCATTAAACAATCATAATCTAtcaatataaatcatataaatacaatattacaccaatttgaaagataacccacgaaattggatgaaaaccatAATTTTAGACATCTTTGAAAACCAATATTTGAAGAACCACTTGGGGAAAGGATTCCCAAGAGTGAATATCTTCCATACGTTGTTAAATATTAGAGAATTGAATAAGAAATCCTTGATCTTGAAGCCCTAGTGAAGCTTGAACTTGTTCTTCAATGGGGGTCTTTGGGGTAGtcagagaaagtagagagaagtgagACCTAGTTGGGTTTGGGAAATTATGAGGTGTTATATTAGTATAATGACTTAGGGTTCTTATGTAGTCGTAAGGTAATTAGTTATAACCGACCTCAAcccttaatttattaattagttaatcAATTCCCTAAGCACTCCTAAGTTAATTGTCACGccctgagcctacaccctggacgtgacCGACACTCGAAGACCACTGCTGGCCTTCAATTGAATTTTgggcctgacttacttaactcagtggaagattaaaatcaaattaataaataaatagaccATGTCTAAAATAAATACTTCGTATAATCTTCTGGCCAAATTGGCACTTAAGTTTCTACAAGTAAAATAGACTCCAAACTGAAATACTTACTTCCTACGAAGCCTCTATACTAATTGAGATGGACGTTGGCACAGACCCAACAACATCCTAAAACTATActagtaaagaaaatgaaaaggatgTATTCTGAAATTCAAGGAGGCTCACTACTAATTCTGGATCTTAATCTGGATCAACGATGCGTTGcatgctgatcctggttacctgcgtctgcatcataaaacaATGCAGACCAATTGGCGTCAGTACATCGAATGTACGAGCGTGCGAGTTGGATTGCTAGACACAAATATAAAGATTGAAATGGAGTAAGGATAAACTCACCTTGTCTCTATTTAATTCATAAGATGATAACCCAATATATGACAACAAGAacatacacaatatatatatatatatatatatatatatatatatatatatatatatatacagaagTGGTAAAAGTAGTGTAAATTCTTAGTTCATTAACGATGAAACAATAATAAACtaaactttacttatatatgaaagtaatatagtttctatgagagtttctctaaccgacaaacACCTCTATTAGCCTAAGTAATGATACATCGTCTCGTGCAGCATGTcagaactgtcctatactttgtcaTCGCATAGAACATCCTcaacctagtggatccattGGCTAAACTTACATGATCATGCATGACACGTTAATACCCATGaaggctacatggtttacatggggaCTTAAGTTATCGGAACTCTCATTCCCACATCATTGTTCAATCTACTCCCAAAACATGctttagctcatacttttaataaaacttccttcctttgggttgaCATAATTTACTAAACCCTTTAGTTTTAAAAGCTccttttggaatcaatgttcacctctttagttcaaaactcttttggaaattcTTAACTCACTTTTAGcttaaatgtgaaacatttatCATTATTTAGGGACTACTTAGTCCCCCTTATAACTTtaaagaaatgaactcaactcttgctctttacttaactttgaactttaactcttagggaatacttagttccctcatagcttttaataatttaactcaactcttttctctttcatctacttgTAACTTGATCCTTACATCAAAGTTAAAATGATCGTTTAAgactctttgaaaactttaagaactctctatgacttgcttcttaacttttaaacttgactcttaacttctttgactttgatcttagcttcccttgaattggattatggattcaaggatcatgatctcatgtaaTGGacgatttcatgatgtttagatgtactctAGAGTGTTGGGATTAATTAGGAATGAAAgatacatcacttaggaactagtatgaaaagatagggaaatAACGGGGTCTCTAGGGGTCTTGGCGCTCTAAAAGGCGCGAGGAGCCAGGACCTATCAGACAACCCTTTTCTGGGGTGATTTGTCTAGCGTGACACGCCAGGTCTTGTCATAGAGAGACTGTCTTGAGGGGCTCTGGCAGGCGCGGCGCCCCAAGAGCTATCTAACGATGCCTCCAacttttcttctctatttttaatCTCTAAACCTACTAAATTTCCATGTCTCCCACCCCAAATACTTAGGATCCATTAATACCTCATTACCCAATAGATAAGACCCGGAAACAGTTTAGAAACATGAACCAAATCTACTAGAGATCAACTACAATTTTACCAACAAGAACTTCACAATttttcttcaagattttcattcaaataaaCTCTAATTTGTTGTATTGAATCAAATTGGGGTGTGGGTAAAAGGAACCAACACCGAATTATCTCATATACCTCGATAGGCATCACCCCCGATGATATACATGCAACAATCTTTGCATTTCTTGAACAATTCTTGTTTTTCctattcttttctcttttctcccaagccctaagaattcttaatttttgtaaaactcATTTGGGACTTGGTATTAACCCATAAATaacccttaaaacaaattagtCAATACTAGGGTTGTCACATTCGGGTTTACGCCCTAGACATAACCGGCATCGTAGTCTTTTTCAAGGACTatgactagcctcttagtctcatgtcattacattcataggttgaaaaatgcggaaaaatttaaaactttcattatcactacttggaggtttacatagacctatacatacacataatatatattcatattgagtatacatatacccttcatcTAGGAAAGTTACATAACCTTccacttttattgcacatacatatacgtaaaatatagaaatagtctcaactATTGTCTCATttcataccatctaaacaaatatcacaatatgggcataaaCCTTCAtaaattcaacaagaccatgcataggtcatacgaaagtacaatactccattaaaagaagaagaatgaaagaGTCAATAAGATCATATTAAAATCCATAAGCTAGAGGATGGCATTTCcctcgaaagttgaggacctaccctactcaTAACAAGTAATTCCTCCAAATTTTAAAAGCAAACACCAAGTCCGCTAATTCAAGGTCACGAGTGGGGTAATTTCTCTTATGTACCTTTAGTTGCCTAGAGGCATAAGCGATCACTGTCCCGTGTTGCATAAGCGCACACCCCAACCCACTCGGGATGTgtcacaatataccacaaaaccctttgtacacTCCAGTATGGTCAACACCAGAGaagaagtaagcctatctttcaacaataggaaacttttctcacatgcctccgacaactcaaacttcttactcttttgggtcaaagtagtcaaaggagacgCAATGGATGCGAAACAATCCACGAACCTCCTATAGTAACCcactaaacccaagaaactcctaatgtcagtCGAAGTCAATGTCCTAGGCCATGTTTTCATCACTTCAgttttccttgggtctacctcAATTCCCTCAATAGAGATGATGTGCCTAAGAAAAGTCATTGacctcaaaaaaaattcacacttgctatatttggcatactattgat contains these protein-coding regions:
- the LOC138337825 gene encoding uncharacterized protein gives rise to the protein MNHFVTGMSDDVVEECCSTMLHDNIDISRLMVHAQQVEESRVKRKNRDAKRASSYEGGTDNCFSCGKSGHKMRDCPNLKSQVTGSGQAQTSGSIDAPKTRCLYALRSRGEKETSPNMVNSMLKVFSLDVYSLLDPSSNLSFVTPLLAKEFDILPDISHEPFIVSTLMAESVVEKGCTEIVL